The Coregonus clupeaformis isolate EN_2021a chromosome 26, ASM2061545v1, whole genome shotgun sequence genome window below encodes:
- the LOC121540792 gene encoding enhancer of mRNA-decapping protein 3, giving the protein MAADWLGSLVSINCGATLGVYQGEVSSVDQSSQTISLRQPFHNGVKCPVPEVTFSAMDIKELKVLDIGSSRGGVVQKSSAPVSVPHIGDHRTQERLASPQQQCSTSSGDKHLEVSGQPKGFRRRHNSWSSSSRGANQVTPKKNGGGGGGWGQRQHRDDECFGGNMDDSLDTDFDFEGNLALFDKAAVFSQIDGSDRHGNGARSRAMPQVQTSSQYRHNDNILETKPVGYRQILVPHPGDKEYCTDWGLVVPSISYELHKRLLSVAERHGLSLERRLEMTGVCASQMALTLLGGPNRLTPKNVHQRPTVALLCGPHVQGAQGISCGRHLANHEVEVILFLPNFVKVLDAVASELTLYSKTEGKRVSSIKELPDSPVDLIINCLDCHENTFLMDQPWYRAAADWANQNRAPVLSLDPPVSGQGHAVEAKWTLSLGLPLSLSEGAGRVYLCDIGVPRQVFQEVGIKYHSPFGCKFVVPLHSA; this is encoded by the exons ATGGCTGCAGACTGGTTGGGTAGTCTGGTGTCGATAAACTGCGGAGCAACGCTAGGGGTGTACCAAGGCGAGGTGTCGTCTGTGGACCAGTCCAGTCAGACCATCTCCCTCAGACAGCCCTTCCACAATGGAGTCAAGTGCCCTGTGCCCGAGGTCACTTTTAG TGCCATGGACATCAAGGAGCTGAAGGTCCTGGACATAGGTAGTAGCAGAGGTGGTGTGGTTCAGAAGAGCAGCGCTCCAGTCTCGGTCCCACACATAGGAGACCACAGGACCCAGGAGAGGCTGGCTTCACCACAGCAGCAGTGCTCTACAAGCTCTGGAGATAAACACCTGGAGGTGTCAGGCCAGCCCAAGGGCTTCAGACGGAGACACAACTCCT GGTCGTCCAGTAGTCGGGGCGCCAACCAGGTCACCCCCAAGaagaacggaggaggaggaggaggatggggtcaGAGGCAGCACAGGGACGATGAGTGTTTCGGGGGCAATATGGACGACAGCCTGGACACAGACTTTGACTTCGAGGGGAACCTGGCGCTGTTCGACAAAGCGGCCGTGTTCTCACAGATCGACGGGTCGGATCGCCACGGTAACGGGGCCCGGTCACGCGCTATGCCGCAGGTGCAGACGTCGTCGCAATACCGTcacaatgacaacattctagaGACCAAACCTGTGGGGTACAGGCAGATACTTGTCCCACATCCTGGGGATAAAGAGTATTGCACTG ATTGGGGCCTGGTGGTGCCTAGTATTTCCTACGAGCTGCACAAGCGTCTGTTGTCAGTAGCTGAGCGTCATGGCCTCTCATTGGAGAGGAGGCTGGAGATGACAGGTGTTTGTGCCAGTCAGATGGCCCTGACGCTGCTGGGCGGGCCCAACAG actgacccCTAAGAACGTCCACCAGCGGCCCACCGTAGCGTTGCTCTGCGGCCCCCATGTCCAGGGAGCTCAGGGCATCAGCTGTGGTCGTCACCTGGCCAACCACGAGGTGGAGGTTATACTCTTCCTGCCTAATTTCGTCAAGGTGCTGGACGCCGTCGCCAGCGAGCTCACCCTCTACAGTAAGACGGAGGGCAAACGGGTCTCCAGTATTAAAG AGCTTCCCGACAGCCCTGTGGACCTGATCATCAACTGCTTGGATTGCCATGAGAACACCTTTCTGATGGATCAGCCATGGTACCGGGCCGCTGCAGACTGGGCCAACCAGAACAGGGCTCCCGTGCTCAGCCTGGATCCTCCAGTCAGCGGACAGGGCCATGCCGTAGAGGCCAAGTGGACCCTGTCCCTGGGTCTGCCGCTCTCGCTGTCGGAGGGCGCCGGCAGGGTCTACCTGTGCGACATAGGTGTTCCCAGACAGGTGTTCCAGGAAGTAGGGATCAAGTATCATTCTCCGTTCGGGTGTAAGTTTGTGGTGCCGTTGCACTCTGCGTAA